The following proteins are encoded in a genomic region of Neomicrococcus aestuarii:
- the menD gene encoding 2-succinyl-5-enolpyruvyl-6-hydroxy-3-cyclohexene-1-carboxylic-acid synthase gives MSSQQVQPSTPEISAMTAARRAVLQMVDGGVRHVVVSPGSRSAPLAYAIAEFEAQHPDLLTSHVRIDERSAAFFALGIGLNTGRPAAVITTSGTAVGNLLPAAMEANHASVPLLLLTADRPEELLGTGANQTTVQDGIFGGHVRFAVAVPAGADPTGCLRQALTASLGILTHEHSQLLNESNPQFAPEGVTSHDVAPGPVHVNLSFRDPLTPGIEDDDAALRPEDTSAESGGPVESGGPVESGGPVENRASGSGDSGAGSATVSEDTAESLRLLAGTLQLEERRTVVIAGHDAGPIAEHFANHTGLPLLAEPSSNARYGENAVTAYRLLIPSFVENIDRAVVFGRPTLNREIAALLKSERVPSALYVPEPVAWFDAGKRTERMIEDLEDLLLFAGRGPADWLSSWHHAAEQAVDVLEPIWRSQPNALSAHDVARAVWNTVDGNLVIGSSNIIRDIDIAAPARSRPLRVFANRGLAGIDGTISTALGIAASAETDGATNQSTRTTLVVGDVTFLHDAAALVRGALETSQQLDVVVLNDHGGGIFSTLEHGTVGQRPQWQDAVERFFGTPQDVDVSSIARGYGAEYRGVGSAGELESILREESDGVRVIETHVSRAERTAHTRAMREAVEAVLENIHS, from the coding sequence ATGAGCTCTCAGCAGGTACAGCCATCCACTCCGGAAATTTCGGCGATGACAGCAGCGCGCAGAGCAGTGCTGCAAATGGTAGACGGTGGGGTGCGGCACGTCGTGGTGTCCCCGGGTTCGCGGAGCGCGCCTCTTGCCTACGCCATCGCTGAATTTGAGGCGCAGCACCCCGACCTGTTGACCAGCCACGTGCGCATTGATGAACGTTCCGCGGCCTTCTTTGCGCTGGGTATTGGCTTGAACACGGGCCGTCCCGCGGCTGTTATCACCACGTCCGGTACGGCGGTGGGGAATTTGCTTCCTGCTGCGATGGAGGCGAATCACGCGTCGGTGCCGTTGTTGCTCCTGACCGCGGATCGTCCCGAGGAGCTTCTGGGCACTGGCGCTAACCAGACCACCGTGCAGGATGGAATTTTTGGCGGGCACGTGCGCTTCGCGGTCGCCGTTCCGGCCGGCGCCGATCCCACGGGGTGCCTTCGACAAGCACTCACCGCCTCGCTCGGCATTCTCACGCACGAACACTCGCAGCTGCTCAACGAGAGCAACCCGCAGTTCGCCCCCGAGGGCGTCACCTCCCACGACGTTGCTCCGGGGCCGGTTCACGTGAACCTCAGCTTCCGCGATCCGCTCACTCCCGGCATAGAGGACGACGACGCAGCCTTGCGTCCCGAGGATACGTCGGCTGAGAGCGGGGGCCCGGTTGAAAGTGGTGGCCCGGTTGAGAGTGGTGGCCCGGTTGAGAACAGGGCAAGTGGCTCTGGCGACAGTGGTGCTGGGAGCGCCACCGTTTCCGAAGACACCGCCGAGTCCTTGCGCCTTTTGGCGGGAACGCTGCAACTCGAAGAGCGTCGAACCGTGGTGATCGCAGGGCACGATGCCGGCCCGATCGCCGAACACTTCGCGAACCACACGGGATTGCCGTTGCTGGCCGAGCCGAGCTCGAACGCCCGATACGGTGAGAACGCGGTGACTGCGTACCGTCTCCTGATTCCCTCCTTCGTTGAGAACATCGACCGAGCCGTGGTGTTCGGCCGTCCTACGCTCAATCGCGAGATCGCAGCCCTCTTGAAGAGCGAACGCGTTCCCTCTGCACTTTATGTTCCGGAGCCGGTGGCCTGGTTCGACGCCGGAAAACGCACCGAGCGAATGATCGAGGACCTTGAGGATCTTCTGCTGTTCGCGGGCCGAGGACCTGCCGACTGGCTCTCCTCCTGGCACCATGCAGCCGAACAAGCCGTGGACGTCCTTGAACCCATCTGGCGGTCACAACCGAATGCACTGAGCGCACACGATGTAGCTCGGGCTGTCTGGAACACGGTCGACGGAAATCTGGTTATCGGGTCATCGAACATCATTCGTGACATTGATATCGCCGCCCCCGCGCGCTCGCGGCCCTTGCGCGTGTTTGCGAACCGTGGACTGGCGGGCATCGACGGCACCATCTCCACGGCGCTCGGCATCGCGGCCAGCGCGGAAACCGATGGAGCTACAAATCAGTCCACGCGCACCACGCTGGTCGTGGGAGACGTGACGTTCTTGCATGACGCCGCCGCGCTCGTGCGCGGAGCCCTTGAAACGAGCCAGCAACTCGACGTCGTTGTGCTCAATGACCACGGTGGCGGCATCTTTTCGACGCTCGAGCACGGCACGGTGGGTCAGCGTCCGCAGTGGCAAGACGCCGTGGAGCGGTTCTTCGGAACGCCACAAGACGTAGACGTTTCTTCGATTGCTCGCGGGTATGGCGCGGAGTATCGAGGCGTCGGATCGGCTGGGGAACTCGAATCGATACTGAGGGAAGAATCGGACGGTGTGCGCGTGATTGAGACTCACGTGAGCCGTGCCGAACGAACGGCACATACGCGTGCCATGCGCGAGGCAGTGGAAGCGGTGCTCGAAAATATCCATAGCTGA
- a CDS encoding aminotransferase class I/II-fold pyridoxal phosphate-dependent enzyme, which translates to MQHHARTTPEDRTVTSASENDATKVSLEPDPGMSSSTWRMRSDAWEYLLFAIKRLVTSHDPESTYVADTELHRSLRSLETIEMYWAGGGTEYVQSIRRLLEAGEYKAALDRVARVVTRQRGDQPTTNETFEDAADESERLMTSDDGDPRPRFEVLVIDEMSPDEIESVIKSVHRMRSAADAFIYEFVIVPSAEDAIAAILTNPNILACVVRPGFSDKTRLPLSKDLQDTIALASESVTSWTPPRSKLAHIQRVVGLADTLASLRPELDLYLMAGAHIEDLARFLTRRFRRVFRREDRLELHLSLLRRVSHLYDTPFFTAIQDHARRPVGVFHALPIARGGSVIASKWIRDLADFYGLNLLLAETSATSGGLDSLLAPVGTLKKAQDLAARAYGAKHTFFVTNGTSTANKIVHQALTGPGDIVMVDRNCHKSHHHAFVLTGAKPAYLEAYPLDEFAFYGAVPLSRIKEMLLKYRAAGRLDEVRMITLTNCTFDGIVYDPERVMAECLAIKPDLVFLWDEAWFAFATFHPVTRRRTAMAAAKSLEGKLASNELESAYAEQQKILFNEDGTPASDEVWLKEKLIPAPDSKIRVYATQSTHKTLTALRQGSMIHVYDSEWKYEAEDAFHEAYMTHTSTSPNYQILASLDIGRRQVELEGFALVQRQLDLATSLTHSIARHPLLRRTFRVLTANELISKELRGSGRPLPHRDGLSAMWKAWENDEFVVDPSRITIEISRTGIDGDTFKHDYLMDRYGIQINKTSRNTVLFMTNIGTSRSAIAYLLEVLVKVAERIDEHYQGSNIPAGGVDQDLPPLPDFSEFAAEFSEDRSLPDGDMRTAFFRGQKRSEVDYVNPAELAERVAKGEQPVSAGFVTPYPPGFPVLVPGQVITAEVLNFMAVLDTREIHGFDSVRGYRIFKDNTASDDPKALKAGTTEDHPKLPRRKK; encoded by the coding sequence ATGCAACACCACGCTCGGACAACACCCGAGGACCGCACTGTTACTTCCGCATCCGAAAACGATGCCACGAAGGTCAGTTTGGAGCCGGATCCCGGGATGTCTTCGAGCACGTGGAGGATGCGCTCCGACGCGTGGGAGTACTTGCTGTTCGCCATCAAGCGTCTAGTCACCAGCCATGACCCCGAATCAACCTACGTAGCGGACACCGAGCTGCACCGATCCCTCCGGTCCCTCGAGACCATCGAAATGTATTGGGCGGGCGGCGGAACCGAATACGTACAGAGCATTCGTCGACTGCTGGAAGCTGGCGAATACAAGGCGGCCCTGGATCGTGTGGCACGCGTCGTGACTCGCCAACGCGGCGACCAACCCACCACCAACGAAACTTTTGAAGACGCCGCCGATGAGTCAGAGCGCCTCATGACCTCTGACGACGGCGACCCACGTCCACGATTCGAAGTCTTGGTCATCGATGAAATGTCTCCGGATGAAATCGAAAGCGTGATCAAGAGCGTGCACCGCATGCGGTCAGCCGCGGACGCATTCATCTACGAGTTCGTGATTGTTCCCTCCGCCGAGGATGCGATCGCCGCCATTCTCACAAACCCGAACATCTTGGCTTGCGTGGTGCGTCCGGGCTTTAGCGACAAGACCCGCTTGCCGCTCAGCAAGGATCTTCAGGACACCATTGCTCTCGCAAGCGAATCCGTGACGTCGTGGACGCCACCGCGCAGCAAGCTCGCCCACATTCAGCGCGTGGTGGGGCTTGCAGACACACTGGCTTCGTTGCGTCCTGAACTGGACTTGTACTTGATGGCAGGTGCTCACATTGAGGACCTGGCACGCTTCTTGACGCGACGATTCCGCCGCGTGTTCCGCCGCGAAGACCGCTTGGAACTGCACTTGTCCTTGCTGCGGCGCGTGTCCCACCTCTACGACACCCCGTTCTTCACGGCAATTCAGGATCACGCTCGACGCCCCGTGGGTGTCTTCCACGCGTTGCCGATTGCGCGTGGCGGCTCCGTGATCGCCTCGAAGTGGATTCGCGACCTAGCCGATTTCTATGGGCTGAACCTGTTGCTGGCCGAAACCTCTGCCACCTCCGGCGGACTGGACTCCTTGCTTGCCCCGGTGGGCACGTTGAAGAAGGCTCAGGATCTTGCCGCACGCGCGTACGGCGCGAAACACACGTTCTTTGTCACGAACGGAACCTCCACCGCCAACAAGATTGTTCACCAGGCACTCACGGGACCTGGCGACATTGTGATGGTGGATAGGAACTGCCATAAATCTCACCACCACGCGTTCGTGCTGACCGGGGCGAAGCCTGCGTACCTCGAGGCGTATCCGCTGGACGAGTTCGCTTTCTACGGCGCCGTGCCGCTGAGCCGTATCAAGGAGATGCTGCTCAAGTACCGTGCGGCCGGCCGGTTGGACGAAGTTCGCATGATCACCCTCACCAACTGCACGTTCGATGGCATCGTGTACGACCCAGAACGCGTCATGGCTGAATGCTTGGCCATCAAGCCCGACTTGGTGTTTTTGTGGGATGAGGCGTGGTTCGCTTTCGCCACGTTCCACCCCGTCACTCGTCGTCGCACGGCGATGGCGGCCGCGAAGTCACTTGAAGGGAAGCTGGCGTCCAACGAGCTCGAAAGCGCCTACGCGGAGCAGCAGAAGATCCTGTTCAACGAGGACGGCACTCCAGCTTCAGACGAGGTGTGGCTCAAGGAAAAGCTCATCCCGGCACCGGACTCCAAGATCCGCGTCTATGCCACCCAGTCCACACACAAGACGCTGACGGCACTGCGTCAGGGCTCGATGATTCACGTGTACGACTCCGAGTGGAAGTACGAAGCCGAGGACGCGTTCCACGAGGCGTACATGACTCACACGTCCACCTCGCCGAACTACCAGATTCTGGCGTCGTTGGACATTGGACGCCGCCAAGTGGAGCTCGAGGGCTTCGCTTTGGTGCAGCGTCAGCTGGATCTTGCGACGAGCCTGACACATTCGATTGCGCGCCACCCGTTGCTCCGCCGCACGTTCCGTGTGCTGACAGCTAACGAGTTGATTTCCAAGGAGCTTCGCGGATCTGGCCGTCCGCTTCCCCACCGCGATGGACTCTCCGCTATGTGGAAAGCTTGGGAGAACGACGAGTTCGTGGTTGACCCCAGCCGCATCACCATCGAGATCAGCCGCACCGGTATCGATGGCGACACGTTCAAGCACGACTACCTGATGGACCGCTACGGCATCCAGATCAACAAGACCAGCCGGAACACCGTGCTGTTCATGACGAACATCGGCACTTCGCGAAGCGCCATCGCCTACTTGCTTGAGGTTCTGGTCAAGGTGGCCGAGCGCATCGACGAGCACTATCAGGGCTCCAACATTCCGGCAGGCGGCGTGGACCAGGACTTGCCGCCATTGCCGGACTTCAGCGAGTTTGCTGCCGAGTTCAGCGAGGATCGGTCTTTGCCGGACGGTGACATGCGCACCGCTTTCTTCCGCGGCCAGAAGCGCTCCGAGGTGGACTACGTGAACCCTGCTGAGCTAGCGGAACGCGTGGCGAAGGGCGAGCAACCGGTCTCGGCAGGCTTCGTGACGCCGTACCCACCAGGCTTCCCGGTACTGGTGCCAGGTCAGGTCATCACGGCTGAGGTCTTGAACTTCATGGCCGTGCTGGACACCCGTGAGATCCACGGTTTCGATTCCGTCCGAGGGTACCGAATCTTCAAAGACAACACCGCTTCGGATGATCCGAAGGCCCTGAAAGCAGGGACGACCGAGGACCACCCGAAGCTTCCTCGCCGGAAGAAGTAG
- a CDS encoding amino acid ABC transporter ATP-binding protein, with protein sequence MTTTNQPAFKAAGVSIKDLRKSYGTNEVLKGINLDIQPGEVVCLIGPSGSGKSTVLRCVNRLETANAGTIEVGGFETTDPEVDIDKMRQKVGMVFQQFNLFPHLTVLENCTISPVKVLKKSAAETTAKALKNLAAVGLGDFGHRYPDQLSGGQQQRVAIARALTMDPELMLFDEPTSALDPETVGDVLAIMRRLAQDGMTMLVVTHEMAFAREVADRVVFMDQGIVVEQGPAEQVIANPQQPRTQDFLKRVLDPTHVKIED encoded by the coding sequence ATGACTACCACGAATCAGCCCGCTTTCAAGGCCGCGGGCGTATCCATCAAGGATCTTCGCAAGAGCTACGGCACCAACGAAGTTCTCAAGGGAATCAACCTTGATATTCAGCCAGGCGAAGTGGTTTGCCTCATTGGACCTTCGGGTTCTGGCAAGTCCACTGTGCTTCGATGCGTGAATCGCCTCGAGACCGCGAACGCCGGCACCATTGAGGTAGGCGGTTTCGAAACCACCGATCCCGAAGTGGACATCGACAAGATGCGTCAAAAAGTGGGCATGGTTTTCCAGCAGTTCAACCTGTTCCCGCACTTGACCGTGTTGGAGAACTGCACCATTTCACCCGTCAAGGTTCTCAAGAAGAGCGCTGCAGAAACAACGGCAAAGGCTCTGAAGAACTTGGCCGCCGTGGGTCTCGGCGACTTCGGTCACCGCTACCCTGACCAGCTTTCGGGCGGTCAGCAGCAGCGCGTGGCGATCGCTCGAGCGCTCACCATGGACCCTGAGCTCATGCTCTTTGACGAGCCAACCTCCGCGCTTGACCCGGAAACCGTTGGCGATGTGCTCGCAATCATGCGCCGTCTGGCACAGGATGGCATGACGATGCTTGTGGTCACCCACGAGATGGCCTTCGCTCGCGAAGTGGCCGACCGCGTGGTGTTCATGGATCAGGGCATTGTGGTGGAGCAGGGACCTGCCGAGCAGGTCATCGCTAACCCGCAGCAGCCGCGTACCCAGGACTTCCTCAAGCGCGTTCTTGATCCGACGCACGTCAAGATCGAAGACTAG
- a CDS encoding PhoX family protein, translating into MGTPLNLLPMFGHTRGNRSAATCHYKCGNACAKDVCNTSTNNYFRDIADAALTRRAALGLGGVAAGAVVVGASLANAPQAAADFGGHGKGGGKLNFKAIAPVPRTVDGVTVPAGYDSHVIIRWGDPIFNDAPEFDAFNQSAKAQAKQFGYNADYLNIIADQGNSRRGVLVANHEYTNEEMMFDAAWAAENADEVRRIAIQAHGMGIVEVRRDKAGEPWNYIKGGARNRRITGTTPFAIDGPAAGSALLKTVADPTGKLALGTFNNCAGGTTPWGTVLSGEENFNQYFQGTGSATDARYGIGSGPTERGWELTDPRFSAQNAGYENEVNRFGWVVEIDPQDPTSTPVKHTALGRFKHEGANIRVAADGRVVAYSGDDERFDYVYKFISKNKISKDREANKKLLSEGDLFVAQFTGDSPVSEIDGSGKLPSDGAFDGSGKWIALTKDGKSMVPGMSIEEVLVYTRLAADKMGATKMDRPEDVEPSPVTGKLYIALTNNTDRGKIGKKAGADEANPRAGLTSATANRDGHVIELTETKNEATALTFNWSILLLCGDPAKPASELYFAGYPAEKVSPISCPDNIAFDSKGTLWISTDGQPGTIGYSDALHKVTLTGAERGKVEQFLAVPVGAETCGPLIHDRDNSVFINVQHPGEGGTFAAPNSYFPDYVATPALAKKGQFSGPRPSVVQVYSPAGANNGKGNK; encoded by the coding sequence ATGGGCACTCCGCTCAACCTTTTGCCAATGTTCGGCCACACCCGCGGCAACCGTTCCGCCGCAACCTGCCACTACAAGTGCGGCAACGCTTGCGCCAAAGACGTATGCAACACCTCGACGAACAACTACTTCCGCGACATTGCTGATGCAGCACTGACCCGTCGTGCAGCTCTTGGCCTCGGTGGCGTAGCCGCTGGCGCTGTTGTTGTAGGCGCATCCCTCGCTAACGCTCCACAGGCAGCTGCTGACTTCGGCGGACACGGCAAGGGCGGCGGAAAGCTTAACTTCAAGGCCATCGCGCCTGTCCCACGCACCGTTGACGGCGTGACGGTTCCTGCCGGCTACGATTCCCACGTCATCATCCGCTGGGGCGATCCAATCTTCAACGATGCTCCAGAATTTGACGCTTTCAACCAGTCCGCAAAGGCCCAGGCAAAGCAGTTCGGTTACAACGCTGACTACCTGAACATCATCGCCGATCAGGGTAACTCCCGCCGCGGTGTCTTGGTTGCTAACCACGAATACACCAACGAAGAAATGATGTTTGATGCAGCGTGGGCTGCTGAAAACGCGGACGAAGTTCGCCGCATCGCCATCCAAGCTCACGGTATGGGCATCGTGGAAGTTCGCCGCGACAAGGCCGGAGAGCCTTGGAACTACATCAAGGGTGGCGCTCGCAACCGCCGCATCACCGGAACTACGCCGTTCGCCATCGACGGCCCGGCTGCAGGTTCTGCCCTCTTGAAGACCGTTGCTGACCCTACGGGCAAGCTCGCCTTGGGTACCTTCAACAACTGTGCAGGTGGCACCACCCCTTGGGGCACCGTGCTTTCCGGCGAAGAGAACTTCAACCAGTACTTCCAGGGAACAGGTTCCGCAACCGACGCCCGCTACGGAATCGGCTCCGGCCCCACCGAGCGCGGCTGGGAACTCACGGACCCACGTTTCTCCGCTCAGAACGCTGGCTACGAGAACGAAGTCAACCGCTTCGGCTGGGTTGTTGAGATCGATCCACAGGATCCAACCTCCACCCCGGTAAAGCACACCGCACTCGGCCGCTTCAAGCACGAAGGTGCCAACATCCGCGTCGCCGCTGACGGCCGCGTTGTTGCATACTCCGGCGACGACGAGCGTTTCGACTACGTGTACAAGTTCATCTCCAAGAACAAGATCTCCAAGGATCGCGAAGCCAATAAGAAGCTTCTCTCCGAGGGTGACTTGTTCGTTGCTCAGTTCACGGGCGATTCCCCAGTATCTGAGATCGATGGCTCCGGCAAGCTTCCTTCCGATGGCGCCTTCGACGGCTCCGGCAAGTGGATTGCACTGACCAAGGACGGCAAGTCCATGGTTCCAGGCATGAGCATCGAAGAAGTTCTCGTCTACACCCGCTTGGCAGCTGACAAGATGGGCGCAACGAAGATGGACCGCCCAGAAGACGTCGAGCCTAGCCCGGTTACCGGCAAGCTCTACATCGCACTGACCAACAACACCGACCGCGGCAAGATTGGCAAGAAGGCTGGCGCTGACGAGGCTAACCCACGCGCAGGCCTCACCAGCGCAACGGCTAACCGCGACGGCCACGTCATCGAGCTCACCGAGACCAAGAACGAAGCCACCGCGCTGACGTTCAACTGGAGCATCTTGTTGCTCTGCGGCGATCCTGCAAAGCCAGCTTCGGAACTCTACTTCGCTGGCTACCCAGCGGAGAAGGTATCGCCGATCTCTTGCCCAGACAACATCGCGTTCGACTCCAAGGGCACCTTGTGGATCTCGACCGACGGCCAGCCAGGCACCATCGGCTACTCCGACGCTTTGCACAAGGTAACCTTGACCGGTGCTGAGCGCGGCAAGGTGGAGCAGTTCCTTGCTGTTCCAGTCGGCGCAGAGACTTGTGGTCCACTCATCCACGACCGTGACAACTCGGTGTTCATCAACGTGCAGCACCCAGGTGAAGGCGGAACCTTCGCGGCTCCGAACTCCTACTTCCCTGACTACGTTGCAACCCCAGCACTGGCTAAGAAGGGCCAGTTCTCCGGCCCACGTCCATCTGTTGTACAGGTGTACTCGCCAGCTGGTGCCAACAACGGCAAGGGCAACAAGTAG
- a CDS encoding o-succinylbenzoate synthase yields the protein MTVFPTLSDLLDNLHVVSIPMRVTFRGIMHREAALFEGPYGWGEFSPFLEYGPQEASAWLASGIEAAWEGFPEPLRSHVPVNATVPAVPSSDVVRVLENFDAHHTVKIKVAEHGQSLENDLARVAEVRKYLPEAALRIDANAGWSVPEAFDALQRLAEYNLQYAEQPVAGIEGLAWLRSQLRAAGNPTLIAADESVRKATDPLEVARAGAADLLVIKAAPLGGVRNALRIVREAGMPAVISSALDTSVGLSAGVALAAALPELPFACGLGTGSLMTDDVAAHPLLPRSGALDVRKIEPDQGKLRVLAASEERRSAWVERIRAVHEVLVNNS from the coding sequence GTGACCGTCTTCCCCACCCTCAGCGACCTTTTGGACAACCTTCACGTGGTGTCCATTCCTATGCGCGTGACGTTCCGCGGCATCATGCACCGCGAAGCCGCACTCTTTGAAGGACCCTACGGGTGGGGCGAGTTTTCGCCCTTCCTTGAATACGGGCCGCAAGAGGCATCGGCCTGGCTCGCGAGCGGAATCGAAGCAGCGTGGGAGGGCTTTCCTGAACCGTTGCGATCGCACGTCCCCGTCAACGCAACGGTGCCCGCGGTGCCGAGCAGCGACGTCGTACGGGTTCTAGAAAATTTCGATGCGCACCACACCGTCAAAATCAAGGTCGCCGAGCACGGACAGAGTCTTGAGAACGACCTCGCCCGCGTGGCCGAAGTGCGTAAGTATTTGCCGGAGGCAGCGTTGCGCATCGACGCAAACGCCGGGTGGAGTGTGCCGGAAGCGTTCGACGCGCTGCAGCGGCTAGCCGAATACAACCTCCAATATGCGGAGCAGCCCGTCGCCGGAATTGAGGGCCTCGCCTGGTTGCGCTCGCAGTTGCGGGCCGCGGGGAATCCCACGTTGATCGCCGCCGACGAATCTGTGCGGAAGGCTACCGACCCGCTTGAAGTGGCGCGAGCGGGCGCCGCGGATCTCTTGGTGATCAAGGCCGCGCCGCTCGGGGGAGTGCGAAACGCGCTGCGGATTGTGCGTGAAGCGGGCATGCCGGCGGTAATTTCGAGCGCGCTGGACACCTCGGTGGGACTTTCGGCTGGAGTTGCGCTCGCAGCCGCTTTACCGGAACTTCCGTTTGCGTGCGGGTTGGGGACGGGGTCGCTCATGACGGACGACGTCGCAGCTCACCCCCTCCTACCACGCTCAGGGGCGCTTGACGTGCGAAAAATAGAACCTGATCAGGGAAAATTGCGTGTTTTGGCCGCTAGCGAGGAGCGTCGTAGTGCATGGGTAGAACGAATCAGGGCCGTACATGAAGTGTTGGTGAACAACAGCTAA
- a CDS encoding amino acid ABC transporter permease, with amino-acid sequence MAMTARQRARTSKIIQLAIFVVILAALIFSIDWPVIFRSFFNFERIGPMFPDLILVGLKNTLIYTVLGFIFGLTGGLLLALMKMASFAPYRWFATGYIEFFRGIPALLVFITLGLGVPAAFPGTNWPVPVVVMMSLGLVSSAYIAETLRAGLQAVPKGQMEAARSLGMPAWRAMISIIIPQAFRIVLPPLTNEVILLTKDSSLVYVLGLLATQYELTKFGRDGISSLGAGITPLVVAGAMYLVITIPLSFLARRFEARTAKTRR; translated from the coding sequence ATGGCCATGACCGCACGGCAGCGCGCGCGGACCAGTAAGATCATCCAGCTGGCAATCTTTGTTGTCATTCTTGCTGCTCTCATCTTCTCCATTGACTGGCCGGTCATTTTCCGGTCCTTCTTCAATTTCGAGCGCATCGGCCCGATGTTCCCGGATCTGATCCTCGTGGGCCTCAAGAACACCCTCATTTACACGGTGCTCGGGTTCATCTTTGGTCTCACCGGCGGCCTCCTCTTGGCACTCATGAAGATGGCGTCCTTCGCCCCGTACCGCTGGTTCGCCACCGGTTACATTGAGTTCTTCCGCGGCATCCCAGCACTTCTGGTGTTCATCACCTTGGGCCTCGGCGTCCCCGCCGCGTTCCCCGGCACCAACTGGCCCGTACCCGTTGTGGTCATGATGTCCCTTGGCTTGGTGTCCTCCGCGTACATCGCAGAAACCCTTCGCGCCGGCCTACAAGCCGTGCCAAAGGGCCAAATGGAGGCAGCCCGCTCGTTGGGTATGCCAGCCTGGCGCGCCATGATTTCGATCATCATTCCGCAGGCCTTCCGCATTGTTCTTCCACCGCTCACCAACGAAGTTATCCTGCTCACCAAGGACTCCTCTTTGGTGTACGTGCTGGGTCTCTTGGCAACGCAGTACGAACTCACGAAGTTCGGCCGTGACGGCATCTCGAGCCTCGGTGCAGGTATCACCCCGCTGGTAGTTGCCGGCGCCATGTACTTGGTCATCACCATTCCATTGAGCTTCTTGGCACGCCGCTTCGAAGCCCGCACCGCTAAGACACGTCGGTAG
- a CDS encoding dioxygenase family protein — protein sequence MTNTEQPHPDHDRGLEFDLKTLLTRRRAVGVGLVGMASAALAACAPSQSASQPSTSASSSTAAASSSSSSSASTGASASSSSSAAGTTRAIAECGVEIPDETEGPYPADGSNGPNVLEESGIVREDIRGSFGGGDAGVQEGIPLTLTLTILDNANGCVPYEGAAVYAWHCNKDGKYSMYDTGFEDDNFLRGVQEADENGQVTFTTIFPGAYMGRWPHIHFEVFDSLNNVGSTGQILKVSQVAMTDASCRAVYETEGYESSAQNFPKTTLTSDNVFGDDGGVYQLASTSGNVTSGYQASLNVTL from the coding sequence ATGACAAACACTGAGCAGCCACATCCAGACCATGACCGCGGACTCGAGTTCGACCTCAAGACCCTCCTGACCCGCCGTCGCGCCGTCGGCGTTGGCCTCGTGGGCATGGCTTCGGCCGCTCTTGCCGCGTGCGCCCCGTCCCAAAGCGCAAGCCAACCCTCAACTTCCGCTTCGAGCTCGACCGCAGCTGCGTCGTCGTCCTCATCCTCCAGTGCTTCAACTGGCGCTTCCGCAAGCAGCTCCTCAAGCGCGGCCGGAACCACCCGCGCTATCGCCGAATGCGGCGTGGAAATCCCAGACGAGACCGAGGGCCCATACCCGGCTGACGGCTCCAACGGGCCGAACGTCCTCGAGGAATCGGGAATTGTGCGCGAAGACATCCGTGGCAGCTTCGGCGGAGGAGATGCGGGCGTGCAAGAAGGCATCCCGCTGACGCTGACCCTGACCATCCTGGACAACGCCAACGGCTGCGTGCCCTACGAAGGTGCGGCCGTGTACGCGTGGCACTGCAACAAGGACGGCAAGTACTCGATGTATGACACCGGCTTCGAAGATGACAACTTCTTGCGTGGCGTCCAGGAAGCCGACGAAAACGGGCAAGTCACCTTCACCACCATCTTCCCGGGCGCCTACATGGGTCGCTGGCCGCACATCCACTTCGAAGTCTTCGACTCCCTCAACAACGTGGGCTCCACGGGCCAAATCCTCAAGGTCTCGCAAGTCGCCATGACGGACGCCTCATGCCGCGCCGTGTACGAGACCGAGGGCTACGAATCCAGCGCCCAGAACTTCCCCAAGACAACGCTGACCTCAGACAACGTCTTCGGTGACGACGGCGGCGTGTACCAGCTCGCCAGCACGTCCGGCAACGTGACGTCCGGGTACCAGGCTTCGTTGAACGTCACGCTCTAA